The genome window CTGTCCACGACGGGGCGTGCGACTGCCATCCATCAGCGCCGCTCGCCGCATCGAGGCTATCCGGGCTCATCAAGCGGATTTCCTTTCCGACACCGCACGTCGATCTTGTGTAGCGTCGAGGAGGTGTCCGATTCCTTCAGCCTCGTCCGCAGCCGCGAACTGTCCGATGTAGCCGAGTACGCCTACGCCGCGCGGGTCGACCCCACCGCGCGCCTGGTTTTCGCTGCGGGCGCCTGCCCGCTGGACACCGAGGGCGCCACCGTCGCCGTCGGCGACCACGTCGGCCAGGCCCGGCAGGTGATGGCCAACCTGCGGGTGGCGCTGCGCGACGCGGGCGCGGAACTGGACGATGTCGTCAAGTGCACCGTGTACGTGGTCTCCCAGCGCCAGGAAGACCTGGTCGCGGTGTGGGAAGTGGTGCGCGAGGCCTTCGGTGCGCACGAACCGCCGAACACGCTGCTCGGCGTGAGCGTGCTGGGCTACGACGACCAGCTCGTGGAGGTCGAGGCGATCGCCGTAGGCCACTAGCGGCCTGCGTGGTGCCGCTGAGCCGGCTCAGCGACGGGGCGGCCGGGGCCGGTCATCGCTGCCGGCGTGGTGACGGCGGGTTGTTCCAGCAGCAGTGTCGCGTTCCCGCAGTCGCTTGCGGCCATCCAGTCGTCGAGGGTGGCTTCGGCGGTGTCCAGGCCGAGCCCGGCCAGGTCGCCGCGGACCCGCAGTCCGGTGCCGGCCGCGCGGTCAGCCGGCAGCAGGGCGTTCCACCACAGCCGGTGGTTGGTCAGCGCCGCGGCCACGACCAGCGCTCCGCATCCGCCGTGCTGGCTCACGATCCAGTCCACGCTGTCGCCGGGTACGCCGACGACCACCGGCACGCCGCCCGCCGGGCAAGCGGGCAGGGCCGCGAGCCGGGCACGCAGCCGGGCATCGGCCAGGGCCTCCAGCAGCACCCGGGTGGTGTGCTCGCGCTCCAGGGCTCGGTCATCGAGCGCCTCGCGAACCCACAACCCTTCCCAGGTGGAGTGCTCGGTGTGCTCGCACCGGTGCGAGCACGGGATCGCCGACGCCATGAGCTGCTGGGCCCGTCCGAGCGTGTCGGCGCGGACGGACAGGTCTTCACAGCCGGGCGCATAGCCCGACCACCGGGGCCGCCGGTCCAGTTCGCACCGGTACACCACGTGCCGCGCTGCCATCTTCGGCACCACCTCTCACCGACGAAGACTTCCGCCACCGACGGGTGACATTTGCATGGCGGACCACGCTTGAAAATCTGTGGTGGCAGTCACAGAATAAGTGGTGTCCGACCTGCTGCCAAGTCTTCTACCAGCAACAACAGGGAGGTGGGGTGGCTGTCGACAGCAGTGCCGCGACACGGTGCGCGGGCGTCCGGGCATCGGATGAGCCCGCGCCGACCACGTTGGTCGTCCGCGAACACCTGGAAGGAAGTGGTGGGTGATGACGCTGGCGTTCGACCCGTTCTTCCGCGATCTCAACCGGCTGGCCACCGAGGTGCTCGGCAGCTCCCGCGCGCCGCAGGCGATGGCCATGGACGCCTACCGGGACGGGGAGAACTACGTGGTGGAGTTCGACCTGCCCGGCATCGACCCGGACTCGCTGCAGGTCGACGCCGAGAACAACACCCTGACCGTGCGGGCCGAGCGGCGCGCCCGCCCCGCCGGTGAGGGCGAGGTCAGCTATCTGATGACCGAACGTCCCCGGGGTGCGTTCTCCCGGCAGCTGTCGCTGGGCACGGGTCTCGACCTGGAGCACATCAGCGCCGACTACACCGACGGCGTGCTGACGGTGACCCTGCCGGTGGCCGAGCGCGCCAAGCCCCGGCGGATCGAGGTCGGCCACGGTGGCGGCCGCAGGGTGATCGAAGGCTCCAGCGGCTGACCATCCCGCGCGGGCCCGAGGACCGTTCTCCCTCCCGGTCCTGGGCCCGCGCTCATTCGTTCGCGACAGGCAGGACGGGGTATGACCGAAAACCGCACGACCAGCCGGGCATCCAGGGCGTTCGACGACGCCGACTACCCCGCCTACACGATGGGCCGCGCCGCCGAGATGCTCGGTGTCACCCCCGACTTCCTGCGCAGCCTGGACGCAGCGGGGCTGCTGGCCCCCGAGCGCTCCGACGGCGGGCACCGCCGCTACAGCCGCACCGAGCTGACCCTGGCCGCCCGGGTGCGGGAGCTGCTCGACGCGGGCCACACCGTGCTGTCCGCGGCGTGCCGGATCGCCGAGCTGGAACGCGACCTGGCCGCCGCCCACGCCCGTCTCGCCGAACTGGACAGCGGCGGCGACCACAACCAGCGCGTGCCGCGGTGAAGCTCGGTCTCCGCGTCTGCTTCCCAGTGCACTGCGGTCGCGATGTTCTGCATGGACGCAGACCCGTCACCGGCCGTCCTCACCTCGACCTCGGCTGGTACTCGACTCACTGGCCAGGACACCGATGTCCGGTGCCGCAATCCGCTTGCGCCGCAGGCACTCCCGGCGCAGAGTGCTACGCCAGTGGACCTGGAGACGATCACCGAGTCAGGGCGCGTGCGGGGCAGGCCGGTCGCCGGCGTGACCGCGTTCCTCGGCATCCCCTACGCCACGCCACCGTTCGGCCCTCGCCGCTTCCTGCCCCCACGGCCCGCGCGGCCGTGGTCCGGGGTACGCGACTGCCACCGCTTCGGGCCGGTCGCACCGCAGTCGGCGCGGCTTCCCGGTGCACCGGTGTGGTCGCCGCGGGACGAGGACGTGCTCACCCTCAACGTGTGGACGCCGCAGCCAGCCGAGCGACTGCCGGTGCTGGTGTGGATCCACGGTGGCGCTTACAGCTTCGGGTCCTCAGCGCAGCCGGACTTCGACGGCGCCGCGCTCGCGCGAGCCGGGCTCGTCGTGGTGACGTGCAACTTCCGGCTCGGCTTCGATGGTTTCGGGCGCCTGGAAGACTTCCCGGACAACCGCGGGCTGCTCGACCAGGCCGCTGCGCTGCGCTGGGTCCGCGACAACATCGCGGGCTTCGGCGGTGATCCTGCCGCGGTCACCGTCTGCGGGCAGTCCTCGGGAGCGGGTTCGATCGTCTGCCTGATGGACCACGCGATGGATCTCGCGCCGGGGCTGTTCCAGCGCGCGATCCTTCACAGCGTCCCGGACGCCTGCTTCTCCTCGGACTTCGCCGCCACGATCGCGCAGGAGGTGGCGGCGCAGGCCGGTGTCGCACCGGCCCTGACTTCGCCGAGGCAGCTCGTGGCCGCCTCCGACCGGGTCGCGGCGGCCTCGCTCGGCACCGCGCCGGGCCGTCGCGGCTACGACCCGGTGCTCTACGGCCCGGTCCTGGACCACGACCCGCGCCCCGACCCGGCCGTGGAGCTGCTGGTCTGCCACACCACGCGGGAGTACTGGTTGTTCGACGAGGTCGGCGGCCTCGCCCGCGTGCAGGACGACGACGCGCTCGCCGACTTCGCCCGTGCGCTCGACATTCCCGCGTCCGTGCTGGCCGGCTACCGCGATGCGATGCCCGGGGCGACCGTGCGCGAGCTCTACCTCGCGCTGTTCGGCGACCGGATCTTCGGCGCCCACAGCACGCGGCTGGCGTTGCGCCACGCCGAGGCGGGCGGGCAGACCTACCTGGCGCGCTTCGCGCGGCAACGCCGCCGCCCGGACGGATCTGCGGTGCACCCGTGGCATTGCGCGGACGTGCCTTTCTGCTTCGGCAACATCGAGGCACCCGAGGCGGAGTTCCTCATCGGCGGCCCGCCCGACGACGCCGACCGCGCGCTGTCGCAGCGCATGATGCGGGCGTGGGCGGACTTCGCCGCGACCGGTGACCCGGGCTGGCGTCCGCTCGGCGCGGCAGCGCGACCGGTCCGGGTGTGGGACGTCGACAACGCCGACCCGCAGCGGATCCTGGCGCCGCCCCTGGATCTCTGGTTCCGGTGATCTCCTGGCAGGATCGCCCGGTGCGCTATTACGCCGATCTGCACATCCACTCGAAGTACTCCCGCGCGTGCAGCAAGGACTGCGACATCGAGCACCTGACGTGGTGGGCGCGGCGCAAGGGGATCAGCCTGGTGGGCACCGGCGACTTCACCCACCCGGCGTGGTTCGCGCACCTGCGCGAGGTGCTGGAACCCGCCGAGCCCGGGGTGTTCCGGCTGCGCCCGGAACACGACCGCGAGTTCTCCCGCACCATGCCGCCGACCTGCTCCGGCGACGTCCGGTTCATGCTCTCGGTCGAGATCTCCACCATCTACAAGTACGGCGACTTCACCCGCAAGGTCCACCACCTGTGCTACATGCCGGACTTCGCCGCGGCCGAGAAGTTCAACCAGCGGCTGGGGCGCATCGGCAACCTCGGTTCCGACGGCAGGCCGATCCTGGGCCTGGACTCCCGCGACCTGCTGGAGATCACGCTGGAAAGCGGCGACGGCGCCTACCTGGTGCCCGCCCACATCTGGACGCCGTGGTTCGCGGTGCTGGGCTCCAAGGCCGGGTTCAACAGCATCGAGGAGTGCTACCGCGACCTCTCCGAGTACATCTTCGCCCTGGAGACC of Saccharopolyspora erythraea contains these proteins:
- a CDS encoding carboxylesterase/lipase family protein — protein: MDLETITESGRVRGRPVAGVTAFLGIPYATPPFGPRRFLPPRPARPWSGVRDCHRFGPVAPQSARLPGAPVWSPRDEDVLTLNVWTPQPAERLPVLVWIHGGAYSFGSSAQPDFDGAALARAGLVVVTCNFRLGFDGFGRLEDFPDNRGLLDQAAALRWVRDNIAGFGGDPAAVTVCGQSSGAGSIVCLMDHAMDLAPGLFQRAILHSVPDACFSSDFAATIAQEVAAQAGVAPALTSPRQLVAASDRVAAASLGTAPGRRGYDPVLYGPVLDHDPRPDPAVELLVCHTTREYWLFDEVGGLARVQDDDALADFARALDIPASVLAGYRDAMPGATVRELYLALFGDRIFGAHSTRLALRHAEAGGQTYLARFARQRRRPDGSAVHPWHCADVPFCFGNIEAPEAEFLIGGPPDDADRALSQRMMRAWADFAATGDPGWRPLGAAARPVRVWDVDNADPQRILAPPLDLWFR
- a CDS encoding MerR family transcriptional regulator — encoded protein: MTENRTTSRASRAFDDADYPAYTMGRAAEMLGVTPDFLRSLDAAGLLAPERSDGGHRRYSRTELTLAARVRELLDAGHTVLSAACRIAELERDLAAAHARLAELDSGGDHNQRVPR
- a CDS encoding RidA family protein, whose translation is MSDSFSLVRSRELSDVAEYAYAARVDPTARLVFAAGACPLDTEGATVAVGDHVGQARQVMANLRVALRDAGAELDDVVKCTVYVVSQRQEDLVAVWEVVREAFGAHEPPNTLLGVSVLGYDDQLVEVEAIAVGH
- a CDS encoding Hsp20/alpha crystallin family protein, with the protein product MTLAFDPFFRDLNRLATEVLGSSRAPQAMAMDAYRDGENYVVEFDLPGIDPDSLQVDAENNTLTVRAERRARPAGEGEVSYLMTERPRGAFSRQLSLGTGLDLEHISADYTDGVLTVTLPVAERAKPRRIEVGHGGGRRVIEGSSG